A region of the Sminthopsis crassicaudata isolate SCR6 chromosome 6, ASM4859323v1, whole genome shotgun sequence genome:
GTGTCGGGGCGGGGCCAGGGTCTCCTCTCCAttgttctctccttccctcccaccctcctcGGCCTACAAGGGTGACTCAGAGCCTGCCCTTTGAGGGAATGGGGGACTGGGGAGAGCCAAGGGGAGCAGCCCCCACTGACCCTCGGGAGCTTTCCATTCCATCAGGTGGGGTCGTGCTTGGCCAAGGCCATAAGTTAGGGTCTCCTCTCCTACTGGGAGAGCCCAGAGGGCAGGAGTCAGCCGCCTTTAGTCAACGAGTCAGTCAAGGAGCACTGactaaggacctactatgtgccagacacaggGCTAAGCTTACTGGTCCTGTACAGAGCTCAGAGCACAGTAGGCCTTAGAATCAGTGGGAGTGGGGGAGGTCACACAGTCAtctggatgggggtggggggagatggCTTTGGGGGTAGCTTGGCTGGTGGGTGGGCTGGGCTCAGCCTGGGAAGGGGAGGCAAAGTCCAGAAAAGGCCCGGGTGGGGAGTCGGACTTCCGGGTACACGCTGAGTTAGGGGCAGGAGAGGGCGACTGGGACGGCCCTCGCCATGCCCGGGAAGCCCGAGGTCAGCCCGGCACAGAGCTGGGTGCGGCGGGAAGTTCTTTCTTCCCAGGGAAAGTAAGGCTGAGCTTGGGCTCCCGGCTCCCGTTCAAGGGATGGGAAGAGGGAGATGAGTCAGCCTGGGCTGGGCTGCCGAGGCGGGAGCTGCATTCCGGGGCAGCGTCCACGCCTCGGAGACCGGCAGATGGGGAGGGGACCCGCGAACAACGTGGGGGAGGGCGGGGGAGGGGAGCGCATGAGGCTGGGAGAGGgggcagaaagagagaggaagaggggagaaagagggaagggggaggggaggacgaagagaggaaagaaaagtgggaaggaaggaaggaaggaagggggagaggaagaaggaaggaaggcagagaaagagacgCAGAGACCGAGAGAGGAGCGCGGAAGGCAGAAGGGTGCCGAGGCATAGGGGTCCTAAGGGCAGAGACCTCGGAGAGCCGCGGGGAGCAGAGGGCGGCGCTGAGAGCGGCGGGCTggagctgggggggaggggggccagGCCAAGGTGGCAGATGGGGCAGGAGAGCGGGCGGGGGCGATCTGGGCCTGGGAAAGACAAAGAGGCCGGAGAGGGGCGGGGCTCCGGCCGCGGCGCACTTGGAAGGCACCGGGCCGGCCTgggcggggcgggggcgggcTCTGGGGCGGGAGGAAGCCGCTGTTCCATAAAGGCGCGGCCCGGGGCCGGCGGCCTCAGTGCCAGCGCCGTCCCGGCCCCGCAGGAGCCCCCGCAGCCGCGCCCGCCGCGCGCCCCGAAGCCCCCGCTCGTCCGTCGCGTCGCTGCCGTCCCGGGCTGCGCCCCTCCCCCCTCGGTCGGTCCACGCTGGGGGCGCACGGGCCGGAGGCAGCTGGGTCGGGAGCCATGAAGGTCCCGGGCGCCGTGCTGCGCGAGGGCGAGCTGGAGAAGCGCAGCGACAGCCTGTTCCAGCTCTGGAAGAAGAAGCTGGTGGTGCTGAGCACCGACCGCCTGAGCCTGTTCCCCGACGGCCCGGCGGCGGCCCGCAGGGGCGCGCGCCCCAAGGAGCTGCGCTTCCACTCCATCCTCAAGGTGGACTGCGTGGAGCGCACGGCCAAGCACGTCTACTTCACCATAGTCACCCGGGACCGCAAGGAGATCGACTTCCGCTGCCCCGACGAGAGCTGCTGGAACGCCTCCATCACCATGGCGCTCATCGACTTCCAGAACCAGCGCGCCATCGAGGATTTCCGGAGCCGGCAAGAACTGGAGCGCGAGCGGGAGCGGGAGCAAGCGGGGCCGCCTGAGCGCCGGCTGGCCCGCGCGCCCTGAGCCGCAGAGCCGTCGGCCTGCCCGGCTGACCGAGAGAGACCCAGGTGAGGCTGGACCCCGAGGCGTTCCTGCGGCGCCAGCCGGGGCCGGGAGGGTCCGGGGAGAGCGCGGGCTCAGGGCTTTCCGGGTCACGTCCCGAATCCCCCCTCCTGACTCCCCGCTGCGCTGACTTCGGAGTGGGAGTCAGGACGGGGAtccgtggggggaggggggggaccAGGCCCGCGCGCTCCCTTAGGGAACCGGCCCGATGGATCTGTGGTCTGCCATCCGGAGACTGGGCATGGCTCTCGCCTCCGGGTTCTTCCCGGGTCGGGATCCCCAAAGCTTTTATCTCCTGCTCCTCGCCCCCCATCCACGGGGCTCCTAGTGGTTCCGCCCCAGGCCCCGGAGGATATCCTGCCTGGGGGAATTCGGGGAGCCCTCCGGCCGGGGCTCAGCGCTGTGgcccggggcggggggggggggctgggagcCCTGGGGTCTGCCCCGTGGAAGCTGCCGGCGGGCGCCCTTCCAGCGTGGACTGAGCCCTTCCGCTCCCGGGGTGGCCCAGGCCGGGAGGAGCCGGACCGGCGCCCCGGTTATCTCCGAGGGGGCCCTGCCCACGCCTCTTATCTTAGGCCGGAAGGAAGGCCTTTCCCCCACTCCCGCTGAcccatttcttctcttctctccc
Encoded here:
- the PHLDA2 gene encoding pleckstrin homology-like domain family A member 2, which codes for MKVPGAVLREGELEKRSDSLFQLWKKKLVVLSTDRLSLFPDGPAAARRGARPKELRFHSILKVDCVERTAKHVYFTIVTRDRKEIDFRCPDESCWNASITMALIDFQNQRAIEDFRSRQELEREREREQAGPPERRLARAP